In Cyanobium sp. WAJ14-Wanaka, the following are encoded in one genomic region:
- a CDS encoding iron uptake porin, with protein MPILACSLLALQLKGIAFASDLDNSGQTGEHPADNCGKNLPQNSPRISHLNSGDVTYLGLKKTHLFIANSQKILLKQSTQDTQFDVRTQALANRLLSLEYQNFSGSTTLTGEANMVIGGAPNYHQTNGTSNNATTFNYDLRLFLDSSYTGQDLLRIRLRSDNFNKFPFGSSNSNIFKLVKASNNDTGLRADRIYYRFPLGEQWKLTIAAKIQISDAYDFKPTVYDSQILDLFNLAGAAGLYNKTIGPGIAASWKQHVTQGRPYWTASASFIAGDNATDSDYGLFNQQSALNGNLQVGLRSENWGLAVGYRRGTDGTRVADGNGTAGATLGYGEYANNLGISGYWQPLKSNWTPSISLGYGYTQIDSNDGSPPDSQSWVLGVQWNDVFASGNAAGFGIGQPPNATGEGKKAWLFELFYRQRLSDNISTTAALFMGTNAAQTAESSNWGGVIQTQFRF; from the coding sequence TTGCCTATTCTCGCCTGCAGTTTGCTGGCCTTGCAACTCAAAGGGATTGCTTTTGCATCTGATCTAGACAACTCAGGCCAAACTGGAGAACATCCAGCAGACAACTGCGGCAAGAATCTCCCACAAAATAGCCCCAGGATCAGCCACTTGAACTCAGGCGATGTAACCTATCTCGGCCTGAAGAAAACTCATCTGTTTATTGCAAATTCACAGAAAATCCTCCTTAAGCAGAGCACTCAAGACACGCAATTTGATGTGCGAACCCAGGCGCTTGCCAATAGGCTATTAAGCCTCGAATACCAAAACTTTAGCGGATCAACCACGCTCACAGGTGAAGCCAACATGGTAATAGGCGGTGCCCCTAACTACCACCAAACCAATGGGACCTCCAACAACGCCACCACCTTTAATTACGACCTTCGCCTTTTCCTCGACAGCAGCTACACAGGCCAGGATCTTCTGAGGATAAGGCTAAGAAGCGACAATTTCAACAAGTTTCCCTTCGGCTCTAGCAACAGCAACATCTTCAAATTAGTGAAGGCAAGCAACAATGATACCGGCCTTCGGGCTGATCGTATCTATTATAGATTTCCTCTCGGCGAGCAGTGGAAGCTCACCATCGCCGCCAAAATCCAGATCAGTGATGCGTACGATTTCAAGCCCACTGTCTATGATTCGCAGATCCTAGATTTATTTAATTTAGCTGGCGCCGCCGGTCTATACAACAAAACCATAGGCCCTGGGATTGCTGCCTCCTGGAAGCAGCATGTCACACAAGGGAGACCCTATTGGACAGCATCTGCCAGCTTCATTGCCGGCGATAACGCCACCGACTCTGACTACGGCCTGTTCAATCAACAAAGTGCCCTCAATGGCAATCTTCAAGTTGGATTGCGATCGGAAAACTGGGGCCTTGCTGTGGGCTATCGCAGGGGCACCGATGGCACGCGGGTAGCCGATGGCAATGGTACAGCCGGAGCTACCCTGGGCTATGGCGAGTATGCCAACAACCTCGGCATCAGTGGCTACTGGCAGCCCCTCAAATCGAATTGGACGCCCTCCATCAGCCTTGGGTACGGCTACACACAAATAGACAGTAATGATGGCTCTCCACCCGACTCTCAGTCGTGGGTACTTGGCGTCCAGTGGAATGACGTATTCGCATCAGGCAATGCAGCAGGATTTGGGATTGGTCAACCTCCGAATGCCACTGGTGAAGGCAAAAAAGCCTGGCTCTTTGAACTCTTCTACCGCCAACGCCTCAGCGACAACATCTCCACCACAGCCGCCCTCTTTATGGGCACCAACGCTGCCCAAACAGCTGAAAGCTCTAACTGGGGGGGTGTTATCCAAACCCAATTTCGCTTCTAG
- a CDS encoding ATP-binding protein, with protein MAPEHPLEPIANCDGPASMESWDRFISFVESQADQQLGEGSANYRLRLAFEELLSNIIRYSGELDAGPSADSAADQAHVWIRSFRSPGSQPQFVLEIEDNGPYFDPGIDQPRQIESHLPIDERQIGGLGLFLVQQSVDHVDYAWIANRNRYHLFVNLPTPSDP; from the coding sequence ATGGCTCCCGAGCATCCCCTAGAACCCATCGCCAATTGTGATGGTCCCGCATCAATGGAGAGCTGGGATCGGTTCATCTCGTTCGTTGAGTCCCAAGCGGATCAACAGTTGGGGGAGGGCTCTGCTAATTACAGGCTCAGGCTTGCCTTTGAGGAGCTGCTGTCAAACATTATTCGCTATTCCGGCGAGCTTGATGCTGGGCCTTCTGCTGATTCAGCAGCAGATCAGGCTCATGTTTGGATTCGGTCCTTCCGTTCCCCTGGTTCCCAGCCTCAGTTTGTCCTCGAGATTGAGGATAACGGTCCCTATTTCGATCCAGGTATCGACCAACCCCGCCAGATCGAAAGCCATCTCCCCATAGATGAACGTCAGATTGGTGGACTGGGGTTGTTCCTTGTACAGCAATCTGTAGACCATGTAGATTACGCCTGGATTGCCAATCGCAATCGTTATCACCTTTTTGTGAATCTTCCTACACCATCTGATCCCTAG
- a CDS encoding polysaccharide deacetylase family protein, producing the protein MIGLYLFLITPHHSFKMQRRDLLRAGLAAGLAVGVTGQQANAQAPVSQKAKPSFIGGKGSFWPDGIRMPISLSVMFESGSQPRFNPPTPFNNFVPPEGIYDMPTISWYRYGVTEGIPRALDMFDRLGLKMTSHMSGLSVELYPATAKEIVQRGHEAAAHGWDWSTGSTMNDEQERAFIQKNVDIIQKVTGQRAVGYNAPGLRGSKNILQNLHSLGFKYHIDDVSRDEPFIVDIDARREIAVVPYAVYLNDIRAYEARSFADADFLDVMKRSFDRLYKESSAQRRMLAITMHDRLLRPEHVETIEELLLYTLKKPGVSYMKKVDIADYIFKAPNAIREPIGVVYPTIPGLYT; encoded by the coding sequence TTGATTGGGCTCTACCTTTTTTTAATCACTCCTCACCATTCTTTCAAAATGCAACGTCGCGATTTGCTGAGAGCTGGTTTGGCAGCTGGTTTAGCTGTTGGTGTCACTGGACAACAGGCCAACGCGCAGGCACCAGTTTCTCAGAAGGCCAAGCCGTCCTTCATCGGTGGTAAGGGTTCTTTTTGGCCAGATGGCATACGTATGCCTATATCCTTATCAGTGATGTTTGAATCTGGCAGCCAGCCGCGTTTCAATCCTCCAACACCCTTTAATAATTTTGTTCCTCCAGAGGGTATTTATGATATGCCCACAATTTCTTGGTATCGCTATGGCGTAACGGAAGGAATTCCTAGAGCTCTTGACATGTTTGATCGTCTTGGTCTCAAGATGACCTCACACATGTCTGGTTTATCCGTTGAGCTGTATCCAGCTACTGCAAAGGAGATCGTCCAGAGAGGCCATGAAGCCGCTGCCCATGGCTGGGATTGGTCAACTGGATCAACAATGAATGATGAGCAGGAAAGGGCATTTATTCAGAAGAATGTTGATATCATTCAAAAGGTTACTGGACAAAGGGCTGTTGGTTATAATGCACCTGGGTTAAGAGGCTCTAAGAATATTCTTCAAAACCTTCATTCTTTAGGCTTTAAATACCATATTGATGACGTCAGTCGTGACGAGCCGTTTATTGTTGATATAGACGCTAGGCGAGAGATAGCAGTCGTCCCTTATGCTGTTTATCTTAACGACATCAGAGCTTATGAGGCCCGAAGCTTTGCCGATGCTGATTTTCTCGATGTGATGAAGCGTTCCTTTGATCGTCTTTATAAAGAGTCTTCAGCCCAGCGACGTATGTTAGCGATTACAATGCACGATCGGCTGTTGCGCCCTGAGCATGTAGAGACAATCGAAGAACTCCTTCTCTATACGCTTAAAAAGCCAGGGGTAAGTTACATGAAGAAGGTCGACATTGCTGATTATATTTTTAAAGCGCCAAATGCAATCCGTGAGCCTATAGGTGTTGTATATCCCACGATCCCAGGCCTGTATACTTGA
- the glgX gene encoding glycogen debranching protein GlgX, whose translation MQLERIDSLPTDEISGLRVRPGKPLPFGVSHAPNGLNFSIYTSAGTACTLVLFRRGEEQPFAELPFPAHYRIGDVFCMVVFDLDYEGIEYGFRIDGPQDPVAGHRFDASKVLMDPYARAISGRDQWGEAPNWQALYPYRACVSLDDFDWEAERPLEIPSQDLVVYEAHVRAYTQSDSSGVKHPGTYAGLVEKIPYLKDLGVNAIELMPIYEFDEFENSRLHPDTGELLYNFWGYSTVGFFAPKANFAATGRFGMQVDEFKQLVKSFHRAGIEVILDVVFNHTAEGNEHGPTLSFKGLDNKTYYMLTPEGYYFNFSGTGNTLNCNNPIVRNLVLDCLRYWAAEYHIDGFRFDLATILGRDPWGAPLPNPPLLESLAFDPILSSCKLIAEAWDAGGLYQVGTFPAFGRWGEWNGKYRDCLRRYLKGDGAQVGQLAQRVQGSPDLYQPSGRSPATSVNFITCHDGFTLADLVSYNDKHNEANGEGNRDGGDDNYSWNCGAEGWTDNPGIQALRLRQSMNAMVMLLTSRGTPMLLMGDEFGRSQHGNNNAYCLDSAISWVDWTLLQENAQLHDFVRGLIHFRHAHPALRVNRFDAPPSNLFPDCSFHGVNAWQPDWSADSRQLAWMFSTNSDSQPAGGDTVDVGTVDVDTVYVASNMAHYASWFSFPDLPAGFRWHLCFNTGNGDQPFDLSQPAQGDGGILLGDRSVLVLTAKPV comes from the coding sequence ATGCAGCTTGAAAGGATCGACAGTTTGCCCACCGATGAGATCTCTGGTCTCAGAGTGCGCCCTGGCAAGCCCCTGCCGTTCGGTGTTTCCCATGCACCCAATGGTCTTAATTTCTCGATTTACACCTCAGCTGGCACCGCCTGCACCCTGGTGCTGTTTCGTCGCGGAGAGGAACAACCCTTTGCCGAGCTTCCTTTCCCTGCCCATTACCGGATTGGTGATGTGTTTTGCATGGTGGTGTTCGACCTCGATTACGAAGGAATCGAATACGGTTTTCGTATCGATGGTCCCCAGGATCCAGTAGCTGGCCATCGCTTCGATGCCAGTAAGGTCTTAATGGATCCCTATGCTCGAGCCATTTCTGGACGGGATCAGTGGGGAGAGGCACCAAATTGGCAGGCCCTTTATCCCTATCGAGCTTGCGTCAGCCTGGATGATTTTGATTGGGAGGCCGAGCGGCCCCTGGAAATACCCAGCCAAGATCTGGTTGTCTATGAGGCCCATGTGCGCGCCTATACCCAATCCGACAGTTCTGGAGTGAAGCATCCCGGCACCTATGCCGGCCTTGTAGAGAAGATTCCCTACCTCAAGGATCTTGGTGTCAATGCGATCGAGCTAATGCCGATCTATGAGTTTGATGAATTTGAAAATTCTCGGCTCCATCCCGATACCGGGGAGCTGCTCTATAACTTCTGGGGCTATAGCACCGTTGGTTTCTTTGCCCCAAAGGCCAATTTTGCCGCCACTGGCCGCTTTGGCATGCAGGTGGATGAATTTAAGCAGCTGGTCAAGAGTTTTCACCGTGCTGGAATTGAGGTAATTCTTGATGTGGTTTTCAACCACACCGCTGAAGGTAATGAGCATGGTCCTACCCTTTCCTTCAAGGGGCTAGATAATAAGACCTATTACATGCTCACGCCCGAGGGCTATTACTTCAACTTCAGCGGAACTGGCAATACCCTTAATTGCAACAATCCAATTGTTCGCAACCTGGTGCTTGATTGTCTGCGTTATTGGGCAGCCGAATACCACATCGATGGCTTCCGTTTTGATCTTGCCACGATTCTTGGCCGTGATCCCTGGGGAGCTCCCCTGCCCAATCCACCGTTGCTGGAATCCCTGGCCTTTGATCCAATCCTTTCTTCTTGCAAATTGATTGCTGAGGCCTGGGATGCAGGTGGTCTTTATCAGGTTGGTACCTTCCCTGCCTTCGGCCGTTGGGGAGAGTGGAACGGCAAGTACCGAGACTGCCTAAGGCGTTATCTCAAGGGCGATGGGGCTCAAGTTGGCCAACTCGCCCAAAGGGTGCAGGGATCTCCCGATCTATATCAACCAAGCGGTCGTTCGCCGGCTACGTCAGTCAATTTCATCACCTGTCACGACGGCTTCACCCTTGCCGATCTTGTCTCCTACAACGACAAGCACAATGAGGCCAACGGTGAGGGAAACCGCGATGGCGGCGATGACAACTACAGCTGGAATTGTGGTGCAGAAGGTTGGACTGATAACCCCGGCATCCAGGCCCTAAGGCTGCGGCAATCGATGAATGCGATGGTGATGCTGCTCACCAGTCGTGGAACGCCGATGTTGTTGATGGGTGACGAATTTGGCCGCTCCCAGCATGGCAATAATAATGCCTATTGCCTCGATTCGGCTATATCCTGGGTTGATTGGACGCTATTGCAGGAAAATGCACAACTGCATGACTTTGTGCGGGGCCTAATCCACTTCCGCCATGCCCATCCGGCCCTGCGTGTTAATCGGTTCGATGCACCACCATCTAATCTTTTCCCCGATTGCAGCTTCCACGGCGTCAATGCTTGGCAGCCAGATTGGTCTGCTGATTCACGCCAACTGGCTTGGATGTTTTCCACCAACAGCGATTCCCAGCCAGCTGGCGGTGACACTGTCGATGTGGGCACTGTTGATGTGGATACGGTCTATGTGGCCAGTAATATGGCCCATTACGCCAGTTGGTTTAGCTTCCCAGATTTGCCGGCTGGTTTCCGTTGGCACCTCTGCTTCAACACCGGTAACGGAGACCAACCCTTTGATCTCTCCCAGCCAGCCCAGGGAGATGGGGGCATCCTTTTGGGCGATCGATCCGTGTTGGTGTTGACGGCCAAGCCCGTCTGA
- a CDS encoding STAS domain-containing protein, translating into MPLTIESISKDDYHLISLTGDVDTKTAPSLMEALTGLELAGLSELRIEMASVGFLSSAGLRVLVFAKQKMPHASRLILVGTSDEIADVINKTGLSQAMSLVPSHEEA; encoded by the coding sequence ATGCCGTTAACCATTGAATCGATCAGCAAGGACGACTATCACCTGATCAGCCTGACTGGTGATGTCGACACCAAAACAGCCCCTTCCTTAATGGAGGCCCTAACCGGTCTTGAGTTGGCTGGGCTCTCAGAATTGCGTATCGAGATGGCTTCAGTTGGTTTCCTCAGTAGTGCCGGTCTGAGGGTCCTGGTTTTTGCTAAACAGAAAATGCCCCATGCGTCGCGTTTGATCCTGGTGGGTACTAGCGACGAAATTGCTGACGTGATTAACAAGACGGGGCTATCCCAGGCCATGAGCCTGGTGCCTAGCCACGAAGAGGCCTAG
- a CDS encoding heme-binding protein, protein MSPLQAAAPIPASLSARAALRAVDVAVETCRQKGYGVTATVVNQEGSIVAVLRGDRATPHTVEHSFNKAYTTITLGPILKTYSTADIIEVFEKQHRQGIGDWALPPIPIKGITFNIGGVGLFANTLLIGSIGVSGAPDGHIDQECAFKGRDAANAVRE, encoded by the coding sequence ATGAGCCCTCTCCAGGCAGCGGCGCCCATTCCAGCCAGCCTGTCAGCACGCGCGGCCTTACGCGCCGTGGATGTCGCCGTCGAAACCTGTAGACAAAAGGGGTACGGCGTTACCGCCACAGTCGTCAATCAAGAGGGTTCCATTGTCGCCGTACTCCGCGGGGATCGTGCAACACCGCACACAGTTGAACACAGCTTTAACAAAGCCTACACAACAATTACACTTGGTCCCATCTTAAAAACGTATTCGACAGCCGATATAATTGAGGTTTTTGAAAAGCAACACCGTCAGGGAATTGGAGACTGGGCACTTCCGCCAATACCCATTAAGGGGATCACTTTCAACATCGGTGGAGTCGGTCTTTTTGCCAACACACTCTTAATTGGAAGTATTGGTGTTTCCGGTGCTCCCGATGGACATATTGATCAAGAATGTGCTTTTAAAGGCCGTGATGCCGCAAATGCTGTGCGAGAATGA
- a CDS encoding class I SAM-dependent methyltransferase, protein MIANEIVTDHFKNVAQYYGEFRPKYPQRLFELITEATSEHQHAWDCATGSGQAAVALAGFFERVTATDASAAQLEQSEPHWKVAYRVAPAEASGLASRSVDAITVAQALHWFPLDAFFQECERVLKPGGILAIWTYSLLMSQKNSINQIIQHYYRNIVGQYWPPQRALVDDCYRSIQLPFKELNLAELRATPLAIQENWTLAHLKGYLRSWSASGYLQQAQYQDPLESIREELDTAWGEASQEKTITWPLTLRITKKP, encoded by the coding sequence TTGATTGCTAATGAGATAGTGACAGATCACTTCAAAAATGTAGCTCAATACTATGGCGAATTTCGCCCCAAATACCCTCAGCGACTTTTTGAACTGATCACCGAGGCAACCTCGGAACACCAGCATGCTTGGGATTGCGCGACCGGGAGTGGTCAGGCGGCCGTTGCACTCGCTGGGTTCTTTGAAAGGGTGACCGCAACTGATGCCAGTGCCGCCCAACTCGAACAGAGTGAACCACATTGGAAGGTTGCCTATCGTGTGGCTCCTGCAGAAGCCAGTGGTCTAGCCAGTCGTAGCGTGGATGCTATCACAGTGGCCCAAGCCCTTCACTGGTTTCCGTTAGATGCTTTTTTTCAGGAATGTGAACGGGTTTTAAAGCCTGGTGGCATCCTGGCAATATGGACATACAGCCTGCTAATGAGCCAAAAAAACTCCATCAACCAAATAATTCAACACTATTATCGCAATATCGTCGGTCAATACTGGCCACCACAACGGGCCCTTGTGGACGACTGCTATCGCTCGATACAGCTACCATTTAAGGAGCTTAATCTAGCCGAATTGAGAGCAACACCTCTCGCCATTCAAGAGAATTGGACACTGGCTCACCTGAAAGGCTACCTTCGCAGCTGGTCGGCCAGTGGCTATTTGCAACAGGCTCAATATCAGGATCCCCTGGAAAGTATTCGTGAGGAGCTTGACACAGCCTGGGGAGAGGCAAGCCAAGAGAAAACAATCACCTGGCCTCTCACCTTACGCATCACCAAAAAGCCATAG
- a CDS encoding STAS domain-containing protein, with protein MNLTSSTVNGWFAIHVDGQVDSKTVTSLRDFIDEQITEQQPVVLDLTKVPFMSSAGLRTLLTLHRRTQQLSTDLALVGLVEGIAETMRVTGFYDYFVIYPDLAALPGRS; from the coding sequence ATGAATCTCACTTCTAGTACGGTGAATGGTTGGTTTGCCATCCATGTTGATGGGCAGGTGGATTCCAAAACCGTAACAAGCCTGCGTGACTTCATTGATGAGCAGATCACCGAACAACAGCCCGTTGTCTTAGACCTAACCAAGGTGCCTTTCATGTCGAGTGCTGGCTTGCGTACCCTCCTGACCCTGCATCGCCGCACCCAACAACTCTCCACCGATCTTGCCCTAGTGGGTTTGGTGGAGGGCATTGCCGAAACCATGCGTGTCACTGGTTTCTACGACTATTTTGTGATCTACCCAGATCTTGCCGCACTTCCCGGGCGCTCCTGA
- a CDS encoding TolC family protein has product MKALFPLLVLPAVLAIPPLSAQGQSSFTQPSRSIPMVPISDQLQALEKRWRSVCSDLDGKQKISLQEALRLGLTNNPILSQNYAEIAASQSSTTAIRREWYPSLFFTQPNNAPWDLAIGTQTNNQSGSNSATTHQTLQQLYSSPRLTMQWSFLDPTRTPRLKSQLLEYRSKQLLFDISTRNLVLDIQQSYYALQEASELRNLYGEIYQLTKDQLTRAERMRPEVIDTSGEISQLKTQLLQQLIEVIQIFQQELIAANSLARVLSLAPGELRLPSDPLKPVDPWTPSLQSTISNALLTREEIQNNLANSSSLSWSSKALAQSYLPSMALMGQSQLTTNNQSQTSSGSESSSGSSNNQTFSNSVGLKFNWLIVDGGVVASQATSLSQRAQAADYQAADTRYLVTQQVQDSYANYITTRMVIDTALQQLRTAKQAVLLTSRNYNGTSVNATTFNQTIRNFLSAAKSFKASVRGFNIAVASLFRYSSSLPPSVQDSLDKAKMNLISP; this is encoded by the coding sequence GTGAAAGCCCTGTTCCCACTGCTCGTGCTGCCTGCAGTGCTAGCCATTCCACCCCTTTCAGCCCAAGGGCAAAGCAGTTTTACGCAGCCATCGCGCTCTATCCCGATGGTCCCGATCAGCGATCAGCTCCAAGCATTGGAGAAGCGCTGGCGAAGTGTTTGCAGCGATCTAGATGGAAAACAAAAAATTTCGCTGCAGGAAGCCCTTCGCCTTGGCCTAACAAATAATCCTATTTTATCCCAGAACTACGCCGAGATAGCCGCCTCCCAATCGAGCACCACAGCAATTCGGCGCGAGTGGTATCCATCGTTATTTTTTACACAGCCGAATAATGCACCCTGGGATTTAGCAATCGGCACACAAACCAACAATCAATCTGGGTCGAATTCTGCCACCACCCATCAAACACTGCAGCAGCTATATTCCAGCCCGCGCTTAACCATGCAGTGGAGCTTTCTCGACCCCACCCGCACTCCCCGGTTAAAATCACAACTCTTAGAATACCGCTCTAAACAATTGCTATTTGACATCAGCACCCGGAATCTAGTCCTTGATATTCAGCAATCATATTATGCACTGCAAGAGGCAAGTGAGCTCCGCAATCTTTACGGTGAAATTTATCAGCTCACCAAAGATCAACTAACACGTGCTGAGCGCATGCGACCTGAGGTTATCGATACATCAGGGGAGATTAGTCAGCTGAAAACACAATTACTGCAGCAGCTCATTGAAGTAATCCAGATTTTCCAACAAGAGCTTATCGCAGCCAATTCTCTGGCGCGGGTGCTCAGCCTGGCCCCCGGTGAATTGCGCCTCCCATCCGATCCACTCAAGCCAGTTGACCCATGGACTCCCTCTCTTCAAAGCACAATCAGTAACGCATTGCTAACCAGGGAAGAAATTCAGAACAACCTCGCTAATTCCAGCAGCCTTTCATGGTCTTCCAAGGCTCTCGCTCAAAGCTACTTACCCTCCATGGCATTGATGGGTCAGAGCCAACTCACCACCAACAATCAATCTCAAACCTCAAGTGGTTCTGAGAGCAGCTCCGGTAGTAGCAACAACCAGACGTTCTCCAACAGCGTGGGTCTGAAATTTAACTGGTTAATCGTAGATGGTGGTGTTGTGGCATCCCAAGCTACATCCCTAAGCCAGCGCGCCCAGGCTGCTGATTATCAAGCAGCCGATACCCGCTATCTGGTAACCCAGCAGGTGCAGGACAGCTATGCCAATTACATCACAACTCGCATGGTGATTGACACGGCACTTCAACAATTACGTACCGCCAAGCAAGCAGTGCTTCTCACTTCCCGTAATTACAATGGTACGTCAGTGAATGCAACAACATTTAACCAGACCATTCGTAATTTCCTTTCGGCAGCTAAAAGCTTCAAAGCTTCTGTGCGCGGCTTTAACATCGCGGTTGCCTCGCTCTTTCGCTATTCATCGAGCCTGCCTCCTTCTGTACAGGACTCTTTGGATAAAGCCAAGATGAACCTCATCAGTCCCTGA
- a CDS encoding heme-binding protein: protein MAFHRIAMGGVFGVLMASAASVSPAPAADLPAQKYIPSAIAVKFAEAAIQACRAEGYGVTAVVVNTEGNVIVQIRGDGARVQTVETARNKAYSAVTLAANHNLDLTSGILASMQAKGAVGVGAWPMPPAPSTNITLFAGGVNLRSNGEIVGALGVSGTPNGKLDEGCALKARDAMSGQL from the coding sequence TTGGCTTTTCATCGCATTGCGATGGGTGGAGTTTTTGGAGTCTTGATGGCTTCAGCAGCATCTGTATCCCCTGCTCCTGCGGCTGACCTTCCGGCTCAGAAATACATTCCATCGGCTATTGCGGTTAAATTTGCTGAGGCGGCTATTCAGGCATGCCGAGCTGAAGGCTACGGTGTCACTGCCGTTGTGGTGAATACCGAAGGTAATGTGATCGTTCAAATTCGGGGCGATGGAGCGCGCGTTCAGACTGTGGAGACTGCTCGCAATAAAGCTTACTCAGCCGTGACATTAGCTGCTAATCATAACCTTGATCTCACATCAGGTATTCTTGCATCGATGCAGGCCAAGGGCGCTGTTGGTGTTGGGGCTTGGCCCATGCCACCCGCTCCAAGTACCAATATTACCCTTTTTGCTGGTGGCGTAAATCTGAGATCCAATGGCGAAATTGTCGGTGCTCTTGGTGTTTCAGGCACTCCCAATGGAAAGCTTGATGAAGGTTGCGCATTGAAGGCTCGTGATGCCATGAGCGGCCAACTTTAG